In Arthrobacter sp. SLBN-112, a genomic segment contains:
- a CDS encoding peptidoglycan bridge formation glycyltransferase FemA/FemB family protein, whose amino-acid sequence MIPAVVPCTDRALWDENVDRFQGHPQQLWGWGETKAMHGWSVDRVLVKAGEDTIGCAQLLVRKLPVPFRALVYIPRGPMCSAENTQAVLNRLAEHAALRHRGVALSIEPDWDRDSAFAGAVAAAGFRESTNTVLIPRTLILDLTRSDDELMAEMSKSTRANIRKAMRSDVEFRKVKNDSELEQVLAIYHDTAERAGFGIHEDQYYRDIFRNLGDASPIIAAFDGEQMLAFTWLSRSGSTAFELYGGVSAEGQKQRVNYGVKWAALQSMREDGCSRYDFNGLLNDGISDFKKQFAKHEDMLLGTWEKPLSPFYPAYSTAMPLARMGLQGARRLVKSAAGRAQGAAKAPLEAGGHREGKGRLTAARRAVDVDGGFGCRHERAGAT is encoded by the coding sequence ATGATTCCTGCCGTTGTGCCCTGTACTGACCGCGCCCTCTGGGACGAAAATGTCGACCGGTTCCAGGGCCACCCGCAGCAGCTGTGGGGCTGGGGCGAGACCAAGGCGATGCACGGCTGGTCCGTGGACCGGGTGCTCGTCAAGGCCGGTGAGGACACCATCGGCTGCGCGCAGCTGCTGGTCCGGAAGCTGCCCGTCCCGTTCCGCGCGCTGGTCTACATCCCGCGCGGGCCAATGTGCTCGGCGGAGAACACCCAGGCAGTACTCAACCGGTTGGCCGAGCACGCAGCCCTCCGGCACCGGGGCGTTGCCCTCAGCATTGAACCGGACTGGGACCGTGATTCCGCCTTCGCCGGTGCGGTGGCCGCCGCCGGCTTCCGGGAATCGACCAACACCGTGCTGATCCCCAGGACGCTCATCCTGGACCTCACCCGGTCAGACGACGAACTGATGGCGGAGATGTCCAAGTCAACGCGGGCCAACATCCGCAAGGCGATGCGCAGCGACGTGGAATTCCGCAAGGTCAAGAATGACTCCGAACTTGAGCAGGTGCTCGCCATCTACCACGACACCGCCGAACGTGCGGGCTTCGGCATCCATGAGGACCAGTATTACCGCGACATCTTCCGGAACCTGGGTGACGCTTCGCCGATCATCGCAGCGTTCGACGGCGAGCAGATGCTTGCCTTCACCTGGCTTTCCCGCAGCGGGAGCACCGCGTTCGAACTCTACGGCGGGGTGTCCGCCGAAGGACAGAAGCAGCGCGTGAATTACGGGGTCAAGTGGGCGGCGCTGCAGTCCATGCGGGAAGACGGCTGCAGCCGGTATGACTTCAACGGCCTGCTGAACGACGGTATCTCCGACTTCAAGAAGCAGTTCGCCAAGCACGAGGACATGCTCCTGGGCACCTGGGAGAAGCCGCTGTCGCCGTTCTACCCCGCCTACTCCACAGCCATGCCCCTGGCCCGCATGGGCCTCCAGGGGGCCCGCCGGCTCGTCAAGAGCGCGGCGGGCCGGGCGCAGGGGGCTGCTAAAGCGCCGCTAGAGGCCGGTGGTCACCGCGAAGGCAAGGGCAGGCTCACTGCTGCCCGCCGCGCGGTGGACGTTGACGGGGGCTTCGGCTGCCGCCACGAACGCGCTGGCGCCACGTGA
- the glpX gene encoding class II fructose-bisphosphatase has protein sequence MTQKYSTISPSLAVGHDEPDRNLALELVRVTEAAAIAGGHWVGFGDKNTADGAAVDAMRSFLQTVHFNGVVVIGEGEKDEAPMLFNGERVGDGTGPECDVAVDPIDGTRLTALGINNALAVLAVAERGSMFDPSAVFYMEKLVTGPEAADMVDLRLPVKQNLHLIAKAKGVKVNQLNVMILDRDRHRPLVEEIREAGARTKFIMDGDVAGAIAAARSGTGVDALMGIGGTPEGIVAACAIKSLGGVIQGRLWPTSDEEKQKAIDAGHDLDRVLSTNDLVSSDNCYFAATGITDGDLLKGVRYSKDKVLTQSIVMRSKSGTIRFVDGEHQASKWEGYARKS, from the coding sequence ATGACCCAGAAGTACTCCACGATTTCACCGTCCCTTGCGGTGGGCCACGACGAGCCGGACCGCAACCTTGCCCTTGAACTCGTCCGCGTCACCGAGGCCGCTGCCATCGCCGGCGGCCACTGGGTTGGCTTTGGCGACAAGAACACCGCGGATGGTGCGGCCGTCGATGCCATGCGTTCCTTCCTGCAGACCGTCCACTTCAACGGCGTCGTGGTGATCGGCGAAGGCGAAAAAGACGAAGCACCCATGCTGTTCAACGGCGAGCGTGTCGGCGACGGCACCGGCCCGGAGTGCGACGTCGCGGTCGATCCGATCGACGGAACCCGGCTGACCGCCCTTGGCATCAACAACGCCCTGGCCGTCCTCGCCGTGGCCGAGCGCGGCTCCATGTTCGATCCCTCCGCCGTGTTCTACATGGAGAAGCTCGTCACCGGCCCTGAAGCTGCGGACATGGTGGACCTGCGCCTGCCGGTCAAGCAGAACCTGCACCTGATCGCCAAGGCCAAGGGAGTGAAGGTGAACCAGCTCAACGTCATGATCCTGGACCGTGACCGGCACCGCCCGCTCGTGGAAGAAATCCGCGAAGCCGGCGCTCGCACCAAGTTCATCATGGACGGCGATGTCGCCGGCGCTATCGCGGCGGCCCGCTCCGGCACCGGCGTGGACGCCCTGATGGGCATCGGCGGAACTCCTGAGGGGATTGTGGCCGCCTGCGCCATCAAGTCCCTTGGCGGCGTCATCCAGGGCCGTCTCTGGCCCACCAGCGACGAAGAGAAGCAGAAGGCCATCGACGCCGGCCACGACCTGGACCGCGTGCTTTCAACCAACGACCTCGTCTCCAGCGACAACTGCTACTTCGCCGCGACGGGCATCACCGACGGCGACCTGCTCAAGGGCGTGCGGTACTCCAAGGACAAGGTCCTGACCCAGTCCATCGTGATGCGGTCAAAGTCGGGAACCATCCGCTTTGTGGACGGCGAGCACCAGGCCAGCAAGTGGGAGGGCTACGCCCGCAAGAGCTGA
- a CDS encoding 5-(carboxyamino)imidazole ribonucleotide synthase has product MTFPVIGVVGGGQLARMMAPAATALGFELRVLAEGDDVSAVSAVPATPVGDYKDLQTLLDFSRGLDVMTFDHEHVPTAHLRALQEAGVNVQPGPDALVHAQDKLVMRAAIDRFELPNPAWASVADVADLVSFGEETGWPVVLKMPRGGYDGKGVRIVASAEEAAGAEEWFAAMSPLLAEAKVEFTRELSALVARTPDGEARAWPVVHTIQVDGVCDEVIAPALDIPLEVAAAAEDAALRIAAELNVTGVLAVELFETPGAGAGFLINELAMRPHNTGHWTQDGSITSQFEQHLRAVLNLPLGATDALAPVTVMKNFLGGENQDLFSAYPMALASEPAAKVHCYGKSVRPGRKIGHVNLVGSSTTDVDSVRRRATAVAAIIRDGRARAEEPSPIFEENA; this is encoded by the coding sequence GTGACTTTTCCAGTAATAGGTGTAGTTGGCGGCGGCCAGCTTGCGCGAATGATGGCCCCTGCCGCTACAGCACTCGGCTTTGAACTCCGTGTCCTCGCTGAAGGCGACGACGTTTCCGCGGTGTCTGCCGTACCGGCCACGCCGGTGGGCGATTACAAGGACCTGCAGACCCTCCTGGACTTCTCCCGGGGCCTTGATGTGATGACCTTTGACCACGAGCATGTGCCCACGGCGCACCTCAGGGCTCTCCAGGAAGCCGGGGTCAATGTCCAGCCCGGACCTGACGCCCTGGTCCACGCCCAGGACAAACTGGTCATGCGCGCCGCCATCGACCGGTTTGAGCTGCCCAACCCCGCCTGGGCGTCGGTGGCCGATGTCGCGGACCTGGTCAGCTTCGGCGAGGAAACGGGATGGCCCGTGGTGCTGAAGATGCCGCGCGGCGGTTACGACGGCAAGGGCGTCCGGATTGTTGCGTCCGCCGAGGAGGCGGCCGGCGCCGAAGAATGGTTCGCCGCCATGAGTCCGCTGCTGGCCGAGGCGAAGGTGGAGTTCACCCGCGAACTGTCGGCCCTGGTGGCGCGGACCCCGGATGGCGAAGCCCGGGCCTGGCCGGTGGTCCACACCATCCAGGTGGATGGTGTCTGTGACGAGGTGATCGCCCCTGCACTGGACATCCCGCTGGAGGTTGCCGCCGCCGCCGAGGACGCCGCCCTGCGCATCGCGGCGGAACTCAACGTCACCGGTGTCCTTGCTGTTGAACTTTTCGAGACGCCCGGTGCCGGCGCCGGCTTCCTGATCAACGAACTGGCCATGCGGCCGCACAACACCGGTCACTGGACCCAGGACGGCTCCATTACCAGCCAGTTCGAACAGCATCTACGCGCTGTCCTGAACCTGCCGTTGGGTGCCACCGATGCGCTGGCCCCCGTGACAGTGATGAAGAACTTCCTGGGCGGGGAAAACCAGGACCTTTTCTCGGCCTATCCGATGGCCCTCGCCAGCGAGCCGGCCGCCAAGGTCCACTGCTACGGCAAATCCGTGCGGCCTGGACGTAAGATCGGCCATGTCAACCTGGTGGGAAGTTCGACGACGGACGTTGACTCGGTCAGGCGCCGGGCAACGGCGGTGGCGGCCATCATCCGTGATGGACGTGCCCGTGCCGAGGAACCTTCCCCTATTTTCGAGGAGAACGCATGA
- the purE gene encoding 5-(carboxyamino)imidazole ribonucleotide mutase — MSAEATPAAGPGASPLVGLVMGSDSDWPVMEAAAEALAEFGIPFEADVVSAHRMPTEMIRYGQTAHERGLRVIIAGAGGAAHLPGMLASVTPLPVIGVPVPLKTLDGMDSLLSIVQMPAGVPVATVSIGGARNAGLLAVRMLASGTDELAASLRADLLDFAADLNAVASRKGASLRQKVSEVFPDGSSSLRGSR; from the coding sequence ATGAGCGCCGAAGCCACCCCAGCCGCCGGTCCCGGTGCCAGCCCCCTGGTGGGCCTGGTCATGGGTTCCGACTCCGACTGGCCTGTCATGGAGGCGGCGGCCGAGGCCCTCGCCGAGTTCGGCATTCCGTTCGAAGCCGACGTCGTCTCAGCACACCGGATGCCGACCGAGATGATCCGCTATGGCCAGACGGCGCACGAGCGGGGGCTGCGTGTCATCATCGCCGGAGCCGGCGGCGCTGCGCACCTGCCGGGCATGCTGGCCAGCGTCACGCCCCTGCCTGTCATCGGTGTGCCCGTTCCGTTGAAGACCCTTGACGGCATGGACTCCCTGCTGTCCATCGTCCAGATGCCTGCGGGCGTTCCGGTGGCCACGGTATCCATCGGCGGTGCACGCAATGCAGGCCTCCTGGCCGTGCGGATGCTTGCCTCCGGCACGGACGAACTCGCCGCGTCTCTGCGCGCCGACCTCTTGGACTTCGCCGCCGACCTCAACGCCGTCGCCTCCCGCAAGGGCGCCAGCCTGCGCCAAAAAGTGAGCGAAGTCTTCCCTGACGGGTCCAGCTCCCTTCGGGGCAGCCGTTAG
- the manA gene encoding mannose-6-phosphate isomerase, class I, whose translation MYQIENVLRDYAWGSTTAIASLLGRPESGRPEAELWIGAHPDSPSLAYVPEDGARRPLDDLIASDPEHFLGAESVSAFGPRLPFLAKILAAAQPLSLQVHPSLEQARAGFARENDAGLAPHAANRNYRDDNHKPEMIFALTPFEALCGFRPAAETRKILLHIAGTFPSPDECPALLQALLSDLSAADEGAGLHDAFERLIAGGQAVAEDTALVVAALLSGAALAPYESELGTVISLNEKYPGDPGVLISLLLNRISLQPGEAVYLPAGNVHAYLHGLGVEVMASSDNVLRGGLTPKFVDVPELLHTVDFRPVAVPMLRAEKTMMDQELYRPPFGEFQLQRIELGPDSGPVPLAQSGAAVVIVVAGAVYLDSPKGDLELSRGASAFVAAAEAPVNVHRAAGSSEPALAFAVTTGL comes from the coding sequence TTGTACCAGATCGAGAACGTCCTTCGGGATTACGCATGGGGTTCGACGACGGCGATCGCCTCGCTGCTTGGCCGCCCCGAATCCGGGCGCCCCGAGGCCGAACTGTGGATCGGCGCGCACCCTGATTCGCCGTCGCTGGCCTATGTGCCCGAGGACGGCGCCCGACGCCCGCTCGACGACCTGATTGCTTCCGACCCGGAACATTTCCTGGGCGCGGAATCAGTCTCCGCTTTTGGCCCCCGGCTGCCCTTCCTGGCCAAGATCCTGGCCGCAGCCCAGCCGCTGTCCCTCCAGGTCCATCCGAGCCTGGAGCAGGCACGGGCCGGGTTCGCACGGGAGAACGACGCCGGGCTCGCCCCCCATGCCGCCAACCGGAACTATCGGGACGACAACCACAAGCCGGAGATGATCTTCGCCCTCACGCCCTTCGAGGCGCTGTGTGGGTTTCGCCCCGCTGCGGAGACCCGGAAGATCCTGCTGCACATTGCCGGGACCTTCCCGTCTCCGGACGAGTGCCCTGCCCTGCTGCAGGCGCTCTTGTCCGACCTCTCCGCGGCAGACGAAGGCGCGGGCCTCCACGACGCCTTCGAACGGCTGATCGCCGGCGGCCAGGCTGTGGCGGAGGATACGGCGCTGGTGGTGGCAGCTTTGCTCTCAGGGGCTGCGCTGGCGCCGTACGAGTCCGAACTTGGAACCGTCATCAGCCTCAACGAGAAGTACCCTGGGGATCCCGGAGTCCTGATCTCGCTGTTGCTGAACAGGATCTCGTTGCAACCGGGTGAGGCCGTCTACCTGCCGGCGGGGAACGTCCACGCGTACCTGCACGGCCTCGGCGTGGAGGTCATGGCGTCCTCGGACAACGTCCTGCGCGGCGGCCTGACGCCCAAGTTCGTGGATGTTCCCGAACTCCTGCACACCGTCGATTTCCGCCCCGTGGCAGTACCGATGCTTCGTGCCGAGAAGACCATGATGGACCAGGAACTGTACCGGCCGCCGTTCGGGGAGTTCCAGCTTCAGCGCATCGAGCTGGGCCCGGACTCCGGTCCCGTCCCGTTGGCCCAGTCCGGCGCCGCCGTGGTCATTGTGGTGGCCGGTGCCGTCTACCTGGACTCCCCCAAGGGCGACCTGGAGCTGTCACGTGGCGCCAGCGCGTTCGTGGCGGCAGCCGAAGCCCCCGTCAACGTCCACCGCGCGGCGGGCAGCAGTGAGCCTGCCCTTGCCTTCGCGGTGACCACCGGCCTCTAG
- a CDS encoding GtrA family protein produces MFSALADRIRGLASLFWREVAKFGAVGGVAFVIDNGLTYYLMHGPMSDSEAKARFVGATVATVFSWVANRFWTFRHRRQANVLREFVMFVIINGIGIGISTGFTALAKYGMGINDKNLLFLAGVAGILVATVVRFFAYRFLVFNQELDQEPEFSHDHELIEAHPHREPARTERPASTPVDGGPKA; encoded by the coding sequence ATGTTTAGCGCACTTGCAGATCGAATCCGGGGGCTAGCCTCGCTCTTCTGGCGGGAAGTGGCCAAATTCGGGGCCGTAGGCGGTGTGGCATTCGTCATCGATAACGGGCTCACGTATTACCTGATGCACGGCCCGATGTCAGACAGCGAAGCAAAGGCGCGCTTCGTGGGCGCCACCGTGGCCACGGTCTTCTCGTGGGTCGCAAACCGTTTCTGGACTTTCCGGCACCGGCGCCAGGCCAACGTGCTTCGCGAATTCGTCATGTTCGTCATCATCAACGGCATCGGGATCGGGATCTCCACCGGGTTCACCGCGCTGGCCAAGTACGGGATGGGCATCAACGACAAGAACCTGCTGTTCCTGGCAGGGGTCGCCGGCATCCTCGTCGCCACGGTGGTCCGCTTCTTTGCCTACCGTTTCCTGGTCTTCAACCAGGAACTGGACCAGGAGCCGGAGTTCTCCCACGACCACGAACTCATCGAAGCCCATCCGCACCGGGAGCCCGCGCGCACGGAACGTCCGGCTTCCACCCCTGTCGACGGTGGCCCGAAGGCCTAG
- a CDS encoding glycosyltransferase gives MVAHNGSAYLPRTLSALAGQTRPVDRAIGVDAGSTDDSHNLLREYLGDASVLAYPRSKGGMGAAISAGLAGLVPPAGAGGGDRAEWIWLLHDDAAPAPEALAELLGAVERAPSVTVAGCKQLDWHSPRRLIDVGLSTSRWAERLTLIDADEMDQGQYDGRTDTFAVNSAGMLVRRDVWEQLGGFDPALPGSGDDVDFCWRNRLAGHRVVVVPAARMFHVAHRPHALGNPAAARKAQVHLRLKHSPLWMVPVHGLGAFLGSLFKLVLSIVVKDPGHGISQLLATCAALGRPQAVAKARRAAKRTRRIRRSVIRKLQTPRREVWSHRRSLMEALGSDGSGADHLVQDPLAHQPSGDAADDFAALATAKRGWVGNGALAAVIIASGASLLALTGLLRAGAVTGGGLIPVSAGLGDIWHNASSWWISLGAGLPGHGDPFDYVLWIIGVLGGGDANPAMPWLLLLGAPLSGLTAWFAAGGLTVRRRLRLAAALFWAAAPALQVALNQGRAGALIAHIMIPLVVLGLLRATGSAVGHGRFNLDSPADARPADQPAAKAGVNGMPSWTAAAAAGLALAVTTASAPSLLVPAVVLIVLCGVLLGRRGRTVWWALLPSAALFVPFALSTLDRPRALLADPGLPLGFDAAPLWQQIIGQPLAFDPAGGLQGLGLFAAGPVPWALLMALLIAVPMLALAVIGLFFPGRPVRAVRWFWVAALVALASGWLTSHVATGINADSLVTPFPGPAVSAASFALLSAAVLGAGQVMSAVDRKGAAASKANTAARAGLALGLVVLLAGPFAGMAAWSAQNLLRPAAVPASPSAAPGGTSVQSGSGTGGELGAPRLVEAANERSLPATAIDRGTGPEQTRTLLISTGDDGTYKASLMRGAGTTLDNLSAIASARNIIGGPGAEEVRDDDDVTAAVRRVVATLVAGQGVDPRTDLEQLGVGFVVLRAADTAAQLTASRMDAVPGLVAVGQTDVGWLWRISPSNQAVLQAADVAHRVRIVDPRGATTTSLPSGTDVVDAAVPSGAEGRLVVLAERADPGWSAWLDGRKLTSTTSGWSQAFTLPASAGQLTVRYENPWAFWTAAGQITVIGLTLILAIPMPTQRPRTGISRDEGSLRKEHQHA, from the coding sequence GTGGTCGCCCACAACGGCAGTGCCTATCTGCCCAGAACCCTGTCGGCCCTGGCTGGCCAAACCCGGCCAGTTGACCGTGCCATCGGCGTGGATGCCGGATCCACCGACGACTCCCACAACCTGCTCCGGGAATACCTGGGCGATGCCAGCGTCCTGGCCTACCCCCGGTCCAAGGGCGGCATGGGCGCGGCCATCTCCGCCGGGCTCGCCGGGCTGGTTCCTCCGGCCGGAGCGGGTGGCGGTGACAGGGCGGAATGGATCTGGCTGCTGCACGACGACGCTGCGCCGGCGCCGGAAGCACTCGCTGAACTCCTGGGGGCCGTGGAGCGTGCGCCCTCTGTGACCGTGGCCGGCTGCAAACAGCTCGACTGGCACTCGCCGCGGCGGCTCATCGACGTCGGTCTCTCCACCAGCCGGTGGGCTGAGCGGCTCACCCTGATTGACGCCGACGAGATGGACCAGGGCCAGTATGACGGCCGCACCGACACTTTCGCCGTCAATTCCGCGGGAATGCTGGTCCGCCGGGACGTCTGGGAACAACTGGGCGGTTTCGACCCCGCCCTGCCGGGCAGCGGCGACGACGTGGATTTCTGCTGGCGGAACCGGCTCGCCGGCCACCGGGTGGTGGTGGTACCCGCCGCCCGCATGTTCCACGTCGCGCACCGGCCCCATGCCCTGGGCAACCCGGCAGCAGCCCGCAAGGCGCAGGTACACCTGCGGCTCAAGCACAGTCCCCTCTGGATGGTTCCGGTCCACGGCCTTGGCGCGTTTCTGGGCAGCCTCTTCAAACTCGTCTTGAGCATCGTCGTCAAGGATCCCGGCCACGGCATCTCCCAGCTCCTGGCCACCTGCGCGGCCCTGGGCAGGCCGCAAGCCGTGGCCAAGGCCCGGAGGGCGGCCAAGCGTACCCGGCGGATCCGACGCTCGGTGATCCGTAAGCTGCAAACCCCACGCCGCGAAGTGTGGAGCCACCGCCGGTCCCTGATGGAGGCGCTGGGATCGGACGGATCCGGCGCTGACCACTTGGTGCAGGATCCGCTCGCGCACCAGCCCAGCGGCGACGCCGCCGATGACTTTGCCGCCCTCGCCACCGCCAAGAGGGGATGGGTGGGCAATGGGGCCCTGGCCGCCGTCATCATCGCGTCAGGCGCCTCTCTCCTGGCCTTGACCGGCCTTTTACGGGCCGGTGCCGTGACCGGCGGCGGTCTGATTCCGGTGTCGGCCGGCTTGGGGGACATCTGGCACAACGCCTCCAGCTGGTGGATCAGCCTGGGCGCCGGACTTCCCGGCCACGGCGACCCCTTTGACTATGTGCTGTGGATCATCGGCGTCCTGGGCGGCGGCGATGCCAACCCTGCCATGCCCTGGCTGCTCCTTCTGGGCGCACCGCTCTCCGGACTCACCGCTTGGTTTGCGGCGGGCGGGCTGACGGTCCGGCGCCGGCTTCGCCTCGCGGCGGCTCTCTTCTGGGCGGCCGCGCCGGCCCTGCAGGTTGCCCTCAACCAGGGCCGCGCCGGCGCGCTCATAGCGCACATCATGATTCCGTTGGTGGTCCTGGGCCTGCTGCGCGCTACCGGTTCAGCCGTCGGCCACGGCCGCTTCAACCTGGATTCCCCTGCCGATGCCCGGCCCGCGGACCAACCGGCCGCCAAAGCGGGAGTCAACGGCATGCCGTCCTGGACAGCCGCAGCCGCAGCCGGCCTGGCGCTGGCCGTCACCACAGCCTCGGCGCCCTCCCTGCTTGTCCCTGCCGTTGTGCTCATCGTCCTCTGCGGCGTCCTGCTGGGCCGGCGCGGGCGGACCGTGTGGTGGGCCCTGCTGCCCAGTGCGGCCCTGTTCGTCCCGTTCGCACTTTCCACCCTCGACCGGCCGCGTGCCCTCCTGGCCGACCCCGGCCTCCCGCTCGGATTCGATGCCGCGCCATTGTGGCAGCAAATCATCGGACAGCCCTTGGCGTTCGACCCCGCCGGCGGCCTTCAGGGACTGGGATTGTTCGCCGCCGGGCCGGTGCCATGGGCCCTGCTGATGGCACTCCTCATCGCGGTTCCGATGCTGGCCCTGGCCGTCATTGGCCTCTTCTTCCCGGGACGCCCGGTCCGGGCCGTGCGATGGTTCTGGGTTGCGGCGCTGGTGGCCCTGGCCAGCGGATGGCTGACCAGCCATGTGGCCACGGGCATCAATGCGGATTCCCTGGTGACCCCCTTCCCCGGGCCGGCAGTCTCGGCCGCCTCCTTTGCCCTGCTGTCCGCCGCCGTCCTGGGAGCCGGCCAGGTCATGTCCGCCGTGGACCGCAAGGGCGCTGCCGCGTCCAAGGCCAACACTGCGGCGCGCGCCGGGCTGGCATTGGGCCTGGTTGTACTCCTGGCCGGACCGTTTGCCGGTATGGCCGCCTGGTCCGCGCAGAACCTGTTGCGTCCCGCCGCAGTTCCCGCGTCCCCTTCGGCGGCACCGGGCGGCACTTCCGTTCAATCCGGTTCCGGGACCGGGGGAGAACTGGGCGCACCACGGCTGGTGGAGGCCGCGAACGAACGGTCGCTTCCCGCTACGGCCATCGACCGCGGCACCGGACCCGAACAGACCCGCACCCTGCTCATCAGCACCGGTGATGACGGAACCTACAAGGCCTCCCTGATGCGGGGGGCCGGCACCACGCTCGACAACCTTTCCGCTATTGCCTCCGCCCGTAACATCATTGGTGGCCCCGGTGCGGAAGAGGTTCGTGACGACGACGACGTCACAGCCGCTGTCCGCCGCGTCGTGGCCACGCTGGTTGCCGGTCAGGGAGTTGATCCCCGTACCGACCTCGAACAGCTTGGCGTGGGGTTCGTGGTGCTGCGGGCCGCGGACACTGCGGCCCAGCTGACGGCCAGCCGGATGGATGCCGTACCCGGGCTGGTGGCGGTGGGGCAGACCGACGTCGGCTGGCTGTGGCGCATCAGCCCGTCGAACCAGGCGGTCCTGCAGGCTGCGGATGTCGCCCACCGTGTCCGCATCGTGGATCCACGGGGTGCCACCACAACCTCCCTCCCCTCGGGCACGGACGTGGTTGACGCTGCCGTACCGTCCGGTGCAGAGGGTCGGCTGGTGGTCCTCGCCGAGCGGGCAGACCCGGGCTGGAGTGCCTGGCTCGATGGCCGCAAGCTGACTTCCACGACCTCCGGCTGGTCACAGGCCTTCACCCTTCCGGCCTCGGCCGGCCAGCTTACGGTCCGCTACGAAAACCCGTGGGCTTTTTGGACCGCTGCCGGCCAGATCACGGTGATCGGCCTGACCCTCATCCTCGCCATCCCGATGCCGACGCAACGGCCGCGGACCGGCATCTCCCGCGACGAGGGCTCCCTGCGTAAGGAACACCAACATGCATGA
- a CDS encoding WhiB family transcriptional regulator encodes MGQAERIQEDAVVAGQATAKYRARGVPSDWYVDPADPDAAERYKRNTGSVLEDQATAFLAAHEALLDGAEAEEDLDPPMELAAGSAQPVWIGLPFQQDFDDEGELGWQTDALCAQTDPEAFFPEKGGSTRDAKKVCGACNVRSQCLEYALANDERFGIWGGLSERERRRLRKRAI; translated from the coding sequence GTGGGGCAAGCAGAGCGTATCCAGGAAGATGCCGTCGTAGCCGGCCAGGCAACGGCAAAGTACCGTGCACGGGGGGTGCCAAGCGATTGGTACGTGGACCCCGCCGATCCTGATGCGGCGGAGCGGTACAAGAGGAATACCGGCAGCGTCCTCGAGGACCAGGCCACTGCGTTCCTCGCGGCGCACGAGGCCCTGCTGGACGGTGCGGAGGCGGAGGAAGATCTGGATCCGCCCATGGAGCTTGCCGCGGGAAGCGCGCAGCCGGTATGGATCGGGCTGCCCTTCCAGCAGGATTTCGACGACGAAGGCGAACTTGGCTGGCAGACTGACGCCCTGTGCGCCCAGACTGATCCGGAGGCGTTCTTTCCGGAAAAGGGCGGTTCCACCCGCGACGCCAAGAAGGTCTGCGGCGCCTGCAACGTAAGGTCGCAGTGCCTGGAGTACGCGCTGGCCAATGACGAACGGTTCGGCATCTGGGGAGGCCTTTCCGAGCGTGAGCGCCGGCGGCTTAGGAAGCGAGCGATCTAA
- a CDS encoding TIGR03089 family protein, giving the protein MTSIPAINLMGSLRSGNSTAPRLTWYGPDSERVELSGRVLDNWVAKTSNLLQDELDAEPGMRLGLALPAHWKALVWALAGWQLGLETVLDGGPADFLVTDTPGEAMNAHDAVIAVALPALAMRWAGDLPGGCIDYAAEVRSHGDVFMPHADPDPSARALLTGVGRPVQHKDLLTDFGAAHDEGVRLHIPAGKGLEWVLSNALGAWQHGGSVVLTHADVELTGKLLADERIHGS; this is encoded by the coding sequence ATGACATCGATCCCCGCCATCAACCTGATGGGCAGCCTCCGCTCCGGCAACTCCACGGCACCGCGCCTGACGTGGTACGGGCCGGATTCGGAACGCGTGGAATTGTCGGGGCGGGTCCTGGACAACTGGGTGGCCAAGACCAGCAACCTGCTGCAGGACGAGCTCGACGCGGAGCCCGGCATGCGGCTCGGGCTTGCGCTTCCGGCGCACTGGAAAGCCCTGGTCTGGGCACTGGCGGGCTGGCAGCTCGGCCTGGAAACAGTGCTCGACGGCGGCCCGGCAGACTTCCTGGTGACCGACACGCCTGGCGAAGCAATGAATGCGCACGACGCCGTGATTGCAGTAGCGCTGCCTGCCCTCGCCATGCGCTGGGCAGGCGACCTTCCGGGCGGCTGCATCGACTACGCGGCGGAGGTGCGGTCCCACGGGGACGTGTTCATGCCGCACGCGGATCCGGACCCCTCAGCCCGTGCGCTCCTGACGGGCGTCGGGCGCCCGGTGCAGCACAAAGACCTGCTCACGGATTTTGGTGCAGCCCATGATGAAGGCGTCCGCCTCCATATTCCGGCGGGCAAAGGACTCGAGTGGGTGCTGTCCAACGCATTGGGCGCCTGGCAGCACGGCGGTTCCGTGGTCCTGACCCACGCGGATGTTGAACTCACGGGCAAGCTGCTGGCCGACGAACGCATCCACGGCAGCTAG